The sequence below is a genomic window from Calditrichota bacterium.
TGACGCGATGCGCCGGATTTTTCCTGTTTTTCGTTCCAGCAAAAAAAGCTCGCGAACGTGCGCCTCCAAATCTTTTACTGCCACGAACGCCAGATATTTCCCGTCCGGCGACCAGCGAGCGCTGTACACTGCCTGAAACGGAAGCTGAACGACAGCGCCGCTTTCAGTGACCGGAATTTGATTTTCATATTGTTTTTTGTAGTGGCCATCGATTTCATTCTTCCATTGGCGAAAAAGTTCTTTTTCCGACAAGCCGATGGCTCGCTTCAGCGCCAGATTGAAACTGAATGGGAAGGCGCGAAGGTTGTGAAAAATTTCTTTGATTTTGTCATTCCCGAAACGGTGGGCGATATATCTAACCAGCGAGTGCCCTTCTTCGTAAACGAGGCGGGAATCGATTTGGTCGGCAGCGATGAAGCCGGTCAATTTTTTGTCGGGCAGCAAGTCGCGATGATAGGAAACGACGCGCAGCAGCATGTCCCGATGGGCGCACCATTTTTCCGCTTCAAACTGCGCCGTGCCTTCGAGATACCAGGTGGGCACAAATCCCAGCGCAATCAGTTCGCTCCAGAAGCCTCCGAAACCGCGCACTGAATAAAAGCTCACCATGTGAGTGAATTCGTGCGCCACGAGCGATTTTAGCCAGTCCTCATCGCCGGTAGTGTATTTTTCCATGGCGCGCGTCCAGAGAAAAATGTAATGCCCCAGCGGCGTTGTCAGGCCGTTTGATTCGTCGAGATAGTCCGTGACAATTATTGGCGTGCGCGTGGGCGGCTCGGCGCCGATATCGCGCGTGATTTGCGGATAAATTTCTTCAGCGATACGGCTCACTTCCGCGGCGACAGAATCGACGCCATTGTGAAAAATGATTTTGAAATGGGCGGTCTCGATTTTCTGCCACTTTAATTCAGGATGGTTCTGAGAGAAGGAAAGCTGTGAATAACTTCGCCCGGCGAAAAAACAAATAACGATGAACGAGAAGAAAATTGTTGGCAGCGATTTTTTCATTTTTGATTTTGCCATAGTTTGAAAATCTCGTTGATGATTTTGGTTTTGTTTTTTAACATTTCCGCCTTATTTTTGCTGCGAATCGTGCCGCCGGCAGCTCCGGCGTGTCCGTCGCCTAAATTGAGTTCGCGCATGATTTCTCCGGAGTCGTGGGAAAGCTCGGAATTATTCAAATTGATGCTCAGCGAAAGCGAGATGCCAAGGTCGGTCGTTTTGATTTGGCGGCGGAAAATCGGTCTGATTTCCAGCACGCACAACGCTTCGGGATAGAGCAGATACGCCAGGTTCTTGATGATTCGCGGCGGCCGGGAAAATCCGGACAAATCGAGAATGATTATTTCTCTGCTTTTGTCTTGCTCCAAAAAATTTGAATTTCGGCGAATGATTTGCAAAATATTCTCTTCTTCCTGCAAGTAGTTTTGGTATCGTTGCAGAATTTCGTCAAACTCAATGACCTGCTGAATGGGATTATCCCTGAGCAGAAAAATCAGTTTCCTCAAGTAATTCAGCTTTTGTTTGTATGGTTCAGTTTGCAAACGAATGGTGGAGTCGATTATTTTTGCCGGCGTTTCACGCTGCCAATCTTCGAGAGAAGCGTACTGAAACGAGTCGATGATGTCTGTTTCCCGGACAAGTTCATCGAAATATTCCGGTAAATCGCGCTGCTCGTTAAAATAGTTAAAAATCACTCTGGCGCAAGATGGCTGCAAATCAAATTTTCCCGGAATGTCGTCAACGTCGATGTTGCGATAGCGCAGCTCTTCCAGATTCCCTTCGTGATGATCAAACCACAGACCGCACTCCAGCGGATAGGGGAGATCACAGACAATATCGTTGCTGGTGATGGTGATTTCTGCGTTGGCAATGTTGTTGGGGCCGGCGAATTTGATGCGGTCAATGCCAAAAACGGATGAGCAAATCGCAGCGGAAACAATGCCATCCAAATCGTTGTGAGTGATGATAGAATCAAATTCCATATTTTTCTCTGATTTTTTTGAAGAGTACAATTTTCATTTTTCATCGCGGAAAACTGTAAATATTTAGCCGCGAAGTCTCAAAGACTCAAAGGAAAAAAAATAGTATTTTAAACAATAATGAAAATTTGCAGTAAAAAAATTGTAGATGCAGACGATAACATGCAACAAAATTTTGCTTCCGGTTTGCTTTAAAAAAAATGAAAGAAAGCGCAAGCTATTAAAGAGCGTACATAATGTGAAAAACTACAACTCCTTCTTCAGTTTCTCAAAATATCATTTTAGAAATTTAGCTTTTAATTCAATCTTGGAGCTTTCGAGCTTTGGCGGCTGAATAGTCACGGAAAACTTAACCTAATAATTTATCCTTTTTAAGGAAATAGTCAATAGAAATTTTAATTTTTTTTAATCGGCAATTTTCAAATACTTTGCAAAAAATATTCCAAAAACGACGGATTAAAATTCATGGTACTGTTTTTGCCTGAGATTTTCATCAAGCGAAAAATGGAAATCTTTGAAAAAAAATTTCTGGAGAATGGGGCTGTTGCTTTTATGGAAGAAGTAACTGTCTCTAATGCAAAAATCCAATGTAATTGCCGAAATGGCAATGAAAAGTTTAAAANNNNNNNNNNNNNNNNNNNNNNNNNNNNNNNNNNNNNNNNNNNNNNNNNNNNNNNNNNNNNNNNNNNNNNNNNNNNNNNNNNNNNNNNNNNNNNNNNNNNNNNCGGACTAATCAACATCCTTTTCGCTTGATTTTTCGCTTTCATTTGGTTATATTTGGCTTTTAATATTTTAGCATTTTAAGGAAAAGTATGAAAAAAGAAGAACTTGTGGAAACAACTGAACCAATCTCAAATACGGTAGAAGTTGCAGCGCCGAAAAGCGTCGCCGTTTCAGCGAGTCAGTCGCCGGACGGTTATTCTCTCGAAGTACGCCGAAAGCTCGAAGAAATAGTGGAGGCGGCGCAGTTGGAAATCACCTATCCGCTCTCCCGATACGACCGCAGCGACAGATTGAATCTGGAACTCGTCGGTGTCTGCCCTGATGAAAAAGCGCGTGCAATTTTTGAGGTGGACAAATTCGTCGGAGGCGGTTTTGCGGGACAGGTTTATCGCGTTAAATTGGTTGAGATAGACGGCAGTCAAACTAAATCATTTGACGGATTGCAAGTTGGGGAGCTCTATGCCATCAAAATTCTCGTTCCGCCGTCAGGGTTTGCCCTTGCTTTTCGCAATTTCATTTACTGGCTCGGGTTTCAGGGCTCGTTTGCTGCGCAGACTCAATTTGCCGCAGCGCGAGCTGGCGTTCTTTGGCAAAAATTAATCCGCCGCGGCGCGAAAGTGAATTTTGGCGATGAACTGAGCGTCGTGGACACCTACGCGACTTTTTTCGACAACAATATCGGCAGCTACGGTGAAGTGAACGAATGGGTTGAAGGCAGGAATTGGAATTTTGAGATCGACGAGGAAATTTTCAAAAGAAAAAAATGGAAAAAGTTAGACGTGCTGCCTACTGACGGCTCCGTGAAATCATTTGAGTATCTGGAAAAAAGAAAATTCATGAAGCAGTTTGTGGCGTTGCTTCACGAAATCGGCGCTCCGGAATTCGCGCGGCAGTACGAATGGTGGACGATGAAAAGCCAGCCCAATGCATTGAAACGAATTAGCGCCGGGAGAAATGGCGCCGGGGGGATTACGGCAATCGACTTTCGCGCCGGTCTGGCATTGCTGCCTTTTTTGCCCATGAGCCCGGGCGACGTTAAATTGATTCTTTCTGGCTTGTTCCATGGACGAATTGTCCAGTTTGACAGGGGGGATTTGAAAAAATTAGAAGAATTCATCGCAGCTCATGCTGACGAATTTTCTGATTTGATGCCGGCGTTTGAGGAGTTGAAGGTCAGAGAAAAAGAATATCGCGAATCGCAGCCCGATCTCACGCGCCAGGGCCTCAAACTGATTCTCAAAAGGTCGCTGCGCAAATCGGTGAAAAAAGGCCTCGTCCGCGGCTGGCTCACACGAGAAATCATTGACCGGGAACATGCCGACAAACTGGAAAAATCCGGCTTGAAATTTCTGCTGTTTTATCTGATTAGTATTTTTCCGTTTCTGGGAAGATTTATTCGCCGCTTCTGGGGCAATCGTCGCTATCGTCAGCACATCAAAAATATTTTTTTCCGGAAAGCCTATTTGCGACGCACTGTGAAAGCGAAGGCGGCGCATGCGTTAATCGACTGGTATCGCGACGGAAGAGTCACCGAAGGAAGGGCATTCAGGCTAACGCATCGGCTTTTTTCCTTCTGGCTGCAAAAATTCTTTTTTAGCTGGCTGCCGCCGACGTGGCATCGCTTTTTGACTGACCGGACTTATGCGTGGAGTTCATTCAAATACGGAGTTACTTACCCGCTGCGGTTTTACCGCGACGCTGCCTTTCGTGAAACCTGGCTCTTGCAAAATGTGGAAGCGGGGTACAAGCAAGGCATGTTGACGGAAGAGGAGGCGGAACACATTCGTCGGAACATAAAGAACCCGTTCATTCAGAAATATTTGAAATCCGTGGCGGTTCATGTGGCGACCTTGCCGGTGACTCAGGTAATTTCTGTTGCGGCGGCTTTGTACGCCATGATTGCGATGGGTCAGACCTGGCAGGAGGGAATGATGTATGCCGGCGCTATTTTAGCGGTGTTTCAGGCGACGCCAATTTCTCCGGGTTCGATAGTGCGCGGGAGCTATGTTTTGTACCTCATGGTCAAAGAGCGCGATGTCAAAAATTATTGGGTCGCGGCAATGATTTCTTTCTGGCATTACGTGGGCTATCTTGGTTTTCCCATTCAGATGGTGGCGAAATTTCCCGCTCTGTCGCGTTTGATGGCGGGTCGCTGGGCAACAAACATCGTGCACATCATTCCTGTCTTTGGCGAGCGCGGGGCGCTGCTGGAACATTGGATTTTTGACCTCTTTTTCAATGTTCCGATTTCTTTGCGGAAGATTTTTAAAAGGAAAAAATAATGTAACCGATCATGGGGGGTAACCCATGATAAGTTAGTTTTTGTTTTTTGAATGTCAATTTCGCTTAAAAGTGTACTGCTTGTTTGAAATAGTGGTAGTTGACCCAATTGGATGTCCAATAGAAACATCTGGGGATGACGATACTTCAAAAATTATCATTTTAAAAAATTGTTGGATAACAAGATAATATTAGAAAAAAATATAAAAGTTGATTTGCAACACATTTTTAAAATTCTATGTCTAATGGAGTGGGTTAATGTTGCCAATTTTTTCATTAACTTAAATTGTAATATCTTAAAATTATTCCCATTCTCCCACCAACACAAACGGAGCCCATAAAAACGGATTAGCAAAAGAAAGTCTCTGACCGTTCTTAAATCTACCGGCCGTTTTTATCATTTTCAATTTTGCTTGCTGCAAGCTTTGAGATTTGCTCATGCCTGATTTCAAATTGAGATAAAAATATTTCATTAAATCAGCAGTGGATTCAGAAACGCTCCACAAGCTCACCAACACTGAAGATGCCCCGGCGTACATGAAAGCGTGAGTCAAACCAATAATTCCCTCGCCCCGGCTTAATTTACCTAACCCAGTTTCGCAGGCGCTTAAGTTAACCAGGCCAGCATTGAGCTTTAAATTAAAAACTTCGTAAGTATTTAAAAAACCGTCTTCGCTAGGATCGTTGTCCTGGGCAAATACAATTCGAGAATACATAGGCTGAGTTTCATCAACAATGCAGTGCGTGGCAAGATGAATAATTGAATACTTGCTGGCTTCCTGCTTGAACGTTTCCTCTTTGGCATCCTGCTCCAGATAGTAAACCGATGGCTGAATTATTTTGACGATAGATTTAATTTCCTGCTCTGTTTTTGGCAACGGGCTAAAAATCAAACCCCGACTGGAGCGGAACAACAAACTAAATAAATCACTCCCCTGATCTCCATTCTTTTGTATCGCCATTTCAGTTGCCCTGCCAAAATCAGGATTTCCAAATGCCAGTAATCGTTCATTTTCTGGACGCTGTCGTCGCTCTAATAAATCAGGCTCAAGAACAGTCGCTGAAGGCGCGTAGCTCATGCTGTATTGCTCGACTAAAAAATGACCATTTTGATAATGAGAAAAAATTATTTTCCTGTCAAATTTCTTCTTCTCAATTTGAGTTACCAATACTTCAAACGGTAGATAGTACAATACATCATCAGGAATAATAATAAGCTGCTTGTTGTTTTTTAAGTACGGTTTAATCGGTTTAAAAATTGTGTCATACAATTTTTGTGCAAGTTTAAGATCAAAATAGATGTCGGCAAAATTTTTGATCCGCCCTTCTTTGACATCTTTGAAAGGCTGAAGCAGTTGGTGANNNNNNNNNNNNNNNNNNNNNNNNNNNNNNNNNNNNNNNNNNNNNNNNNNNNNNNNNNNNNNNNNNNNNNNNNNNNNNNNAGACGTTCACTCTTTCTTTCCCCACTAAATATTCAACCAGTGCTGTTCCTGGTTGAAC
It includes:
- a CDS encoding CHAT domain-containing protein, whose protein sequence is HQLLQPFKDVKEGRIKNFADIYFDLKLAQKLYDTIFKPIKPYLKNNKQLIIIPDDVLYYLPFEVLVTQIEKKKFDRKIIFSHYQNGHFLVEQYSMSYAPSATVLEPDLLERRQRPENERLLAFGNPDFGRATEMAIQKNGDQGSDLFSLLFRSSRGLIFSPLPKTEQEIKSIVKIIQPSVYYLEQDAKEETFKQEASKYSIIHLATHCIVDETQPMYSRIVFAQDNDPSEDGFLNTYEVFNLKLNAGLVNLSACETGLGKLSRGEGIIGLTHAFMYAGASSVLVSLWSVSESTADLMKYFYLNLKSGMSKSQSLQQAKLKMIKTAGRFKNGQRLSFANPFLWAPFVLVGEWE